In the genome of Anabas testudineus chromosome 4, fAnaTes1.2, whole genome shotgun sequence, one region contains:
- the gadd45ab gene encoding growth arrest and DNA-damage-inducible, alpha, b, whose amino-acid sequence MCNMTFEETSGDNSSERMESVAKALEEVLSSALPQGCITVGVYEAAKSLNADPDNVVLCLLATDDEEEDVALQIHFTLIQAFCCENDINILRVSNMRRLAEILGGVKPGGEPMDLHCVLVTNPQSSPWKDPALSKVNRFCRDCRCLDQWVPVINLPDR is encoded by the exons ATGTGCAATATGACTTTTGAGGAAACCAGTGGAGATAATTCTTCAGAAAG gatGGAATCGGTGGCTAAAGCGTTAGAGGAGGTCCTGAGCTCTGCATTGCCTCAGGGTTGCATCACTGTTGGAGTCTACGAGGCAGCAAAGTCACTCAATGC GGACCCAGACAATGTGGTGTTGTGTCTGCTGGCCACAGACgacgaggaggaggatgtggctCTGCAGATTCATTTCACCTTGATCCAGGCGTTCTGCTGCGAGAATGACATCAACATCCTGCGTGTGAGCAACATGAGGCGTCTGGCAGAAATCCTGGGTGGAGTGAAGCCTGGAGGGGAGCCCATGGACCTGCACTGCGTTCTCGTTACT aACCCTCAGTCGTCACCGTGGAAAGACCCCGCGCTGAGCAAAGTGAACAGATTCTGCAGAGACTGTCGCTGTTTGGATCAGTGGGTGCCTGTAATCAACCTGCCCGACCGATGA
- the si:dkey-44g17.6 gene encoding guanine nucleotide-binding protein G(I)/G(S)/G(O) subunit gamma-12 isoform X2, translating to MSSKMQSSSSIAQARRTVQQLRIEASIERIKVSKASSDLMRYCGEHAKNDPLLMGIPASENPFKDKKPCTVL from the exons ATGTCATCAAAAATGCAGAGCTCCAGTAGCATAGCTCAGGCCAGACGGACGGTACAGCAGCTGAGGATAGAGGCCAGCATCGAGAGGATAAAG GTGTCCAAGGCTTCATCAGATCTAATGCGCTACTGTGGAGAGCACGCCAAGAATGACCCGCTGCTCATGGGCATCCCCGCTTCAGAAAACCCTTTCAAGGACAAGAAGCCTTGCACTGTTTTGTAG
- the si:dkey-44g17.6 gene encoding guanine nucleotide-binding protein G(I)/G(S)/G(O) subunit gamma-12 isoform X1, translating to MVLSSVCSRFCSCPCFISLPCQRIPLLRNILHQSKEQTRTTPHVKDYFGQSQRATFWFEHGCPKIAMSSKMQSSSSIAQARRTVQQLRIEASIERIKVSKASSDLMRYCGEHAKNDPLLMGIPASENPFKDKKPCTVL from the exons ATGGTCTTGTCTTCCGTCTGTAGTCGGTTCTGTAGTTGTCCATGTTTCATCTCCCTTCCGTGTCAGCGTATCCCCCTCCTCCGCAATATCCTGCACCAGAGCAAAGAGCAAACACGGACCACACCACATGTCAAAGATTATTTTGGTCAGTCCCAGAGAGCCACTTTCTG gTTTGAGCACGGCTGTCCAAAAATTGCAATGTCATCAAAAATGCAGAGCTCCAGTAGCATAGCTCAGGCCAGACGGACGGTACAGCAGCTGAGGATAGAGGCCAGCATCGAGAGGATAAAG GTGTCCAAGGCTTCATCAGATCTAATGCGCTACTGTGGAGAGCACGCCAAGAATGACCCGCTGCTCATGGGCATCCCCGCTTCAGAAAACCCTTTCAAGGACAAGAAGCCTTGCACTGTTTTGTAG